The Deltaproteobacteria bacterium region CCGGGTCTTCCATAACCAGCAGGGTCACTGTGGCTTGTGGAAAAATCATCTGGGGATTTGTGCCAAAAAGCAGAATGCCCGCATAGGTCAAATAATCGTTTCCGTTCTGCCTCCGAAGACAGCCGATGTTTTCAAGAAGTTGAATGTTATCCAGATCGATTTCCAGACGTGCTCTTTGTCGAAATATTTCTATCTGCCTTAAGGCCAGCAGATCTTTTGCTTTCTCCTTTACATAAAGTTGTCTGTCGAACAGTATTTTTGTTTCCTGAACGGCAAAAGCAAAGATTTCATTACGGGTCAGTTTTTGGGAGTTGGTACCAATGCGGAGATAAAAACCATCCGGTGAGCGAACCGGTTTATTGAGACTTTCCAAAATATCGACAGCGATGACATCTCCAAGAGAACGGAGGGTAATCTCCACGGGAGGATCACAATTTCTGGCGGCATTTTGTAATTGTGATTTCAGGCGGTTGGTCAGGGAGACGTGTCGGACAACCCCTTTGTCTGATATCCCAATGTAGAGCGTTCCCCCGCTGGCATTGGCAAAGGCACAAAAATCTTTTTCGAGATGCGAAGAAGGGGTTTCCTTGAATTCAACCAAATAACCCTCCCCCTCCAGAAGGCGCTCCTGAATTTCAGTAGATGGGGCCATTGGAGAAAAGATATCGGCAATGCCGGTAATTGTAAAGAGATTAATTGCCGATGTCGTTGCCGGCTTTCCTGACAGGCCCACACCTCGTTTACCTTCTTTTTCTCTGTCGCCCCTCTCGGTAGCGCAGAAGGGCTTCACGAGAGGTTAGCCAAATTCTTCCCTCTTTGTGAGCTTCCAGTTTTCCTTGCCGTATCAACAGATAGAGACTGTTGATTCTTTCATTGCGAGGAACATCGTTCCGAAGCAATCCCCCATGGGATCAATTGGAGATTGCCACGGCCCCTTTCCCATTTGTTAATTTGAAGCGAAACAGATTGAATCCTTGAATAAAGTCATCATGTACCGTATCTTCGCGTTCATGGATCAAGACGATTTGAGTTTCAAACCGGAAGACAAGAAAAAACTAGAAGATCTGGGTGTTGCGATCCTTTATCTCTTTGGTTCCCGAGCGGAAGAAAAAGCGGCTGAAGATTCAGACGTTGATTTCGGGGTCGTTATGCGTCACCCCTCCCTTTTGAGCCATGGCACCAATGATATCTATCTTGTTCTTTTTAATCTTTTGGGAAATTACGTCGAAAACAGCAACGATCTTGATATTATCTTTCTTCAAAAAGCCCCGCTGGAGCTTCGGTTTGATGTGATTCGACACGGCAAATCTATTTTGGAGGTTTCTTCCGATTTTCGACTCGATTTTGAGGAAGCGACCGTGAGGGCCTATTGTGATTTTAAACCGGTCCTTAACGAGTTTGATCAGGCGATTCTTGAGGGATAATGGGAACACTTAAAAAACAATCAATTCTTCCACGTATGGATGGAATCTCACAAGACCTTCAGCGTTTGAAAAAACTCTCCTTTCTTCCCGTTGAGGAATTTGAGAAAAGGGGGGACGATTTTGCCTTGGCTCAGTTTTACCTTCGCCAGGCATTGGAAGGGGTCTTTCATATCGGCTCTCATATTTTGTCCCGTCTGCCGGGGGGACGAGCCACGGAATACAAGGAAATTGCAAGACTGCTCGGGGAGAGAGAGGTTGTTCCGATGGAATTTGCCAAGTCAAAGTTAATGCCAATGGCCGGCTATCGAACACGGCTGACCCATTTCTATTATGAAGTCGGCCCCAAGGAGATATTGGGAATCCTCAAGAATTGTCTGAAAGACATTGAGGAGTTTCTGCATCATAT contains the following coding sequences:
- a CDS encoding putative DNA binding domain-containing protein, which encodes MKPFCATERGDREKEGKRGVGLSGKPATTSAINLFTITGIADIFSPMAPSTEIQERLLEGEGYLVEFKETPSSHLEKDFCAFANASGGTLYIGISDKGVVRHVSLTNRLKSQLQNAARNCDPPVEITLRSLGDVIAVDILESLNKPVRSPDGFYLRIGTNSQKLTRNEIFAFAVQETKILFDRQLYVKEKAKDLLALRQIEIFRQRARLEIDLDNIQLLENIGCLRRQNGNDYLTYAGILLFGTNPQMIFPQATVTLLVMEDPATILEQKILKGTLFQQVEEAFQFLKGHLQSRPEIESLQRRDVLEIPEFVLRELLVNAIIHRDYFEMSADVAIKIFPSSIEFSNPGPVSQRISLDHLWGRSFRRNPMIADVFFRANYIERAGTGLLRVRKILEQMRRPPLLLAEEGPFFIVTLPRQNSFLLQEGLGARQRELLSLPDSFFPFSTLDYAKQFSVSERMARLDIKVLVEKGLLSLQRKGRGVRYVKK
- a CDS encoding nucleotidyltransferase domain-containing protein codes for the protein MNKVIMYRIFAFMDQDDLSFKPEDKKKLEDLGVAILYLFGSRAEEKAAEDSDVDFGVVMRHPSLLSHGTNDIYLVLFNLLGNYVENSNDLDIIFLQKAPLELRFDVIRHGKSILEVSSDFRLDFEEATVRAYCDFKPVLNEFDQAILEG
- a CDS encoding DUF86 domain-containing protein; its protein translation is MGTLKKQSILPRMDGISQDLQRLKKLSFLPVEEFEKRGDDFALAQFYLRQALEGVFHIGSHILSRLPGGRATEYKEIARLLGEREVVPMEFAKSKLMPMAGYRTRLTHFYYEVGPKEILGILKNCLKDIEEFLHHIRELLKKPDRLGLSVE